A stretch of the Symmachiella macrocystis genome encodes the following:
- a CDS encoding M56 family metallopeptidase, producing the protein MMWWLTQHLIIAALLTVVVFAITRWRRIRPTIAHALWLLVLIKLLVPPLVAWPWTPLPAAVVETPIYELPTTIAAVEITSTQMPDDFFESHPLPVAATVPTISLTTMALAVWLAGAFLVVFWRSLQAIRLYRMVRRGSAAPVALQQALADAAAQLGIAPPPIQLVPGLAAPGVWCTLRPILLWPSDLAPTLSAQAIRGVLLHELAHIRRRDHLTAWLVLLGDIIWWWNPCFWITRQQLNENAELACDAWVTTTLPESRRDYANALIAYATPPSRTLSPQPALGLHSTLKKTFTRRLTMIMEETRHPRHMSRWGIFAIALFGLAVLPAWSRGEDEEAKPVVENTNVTQASHSDSTTKPIVIYIDRQGKVEMDSDALAYMLALKEPNAPKPTRELHISADLYAENNDVVKIVRDFHKLGFTRDQTTVRRKGDIMRFGRNGGRPVAADAGISVRSYPVADIVVGYNTLNLTRYNGASSPPSRNPFRGRGKVEVDFEPLIDAIYWRDGGQWAKVDDQWEELGGPGRITIDEKTQSLIIRATNEHHVVIANVLAEIRRHRLESIENYIEFLREPEAPKMLVKNEKKPLFYLVNYATVGLLVRSSLEEFDNLPERDCHQKPEGTQGGSPDTLTDVHTLMNLITEVSGIENWEVGGGQGTIKAYPANLSVIIRQTEEVHGQVQDLMSAMRKANLGRAIADGDKQAIREFTENYQAKNK; encoded by the coding sequence CCATCACGCGTTGGCGACGGATTCGCCCCACCATTGCGCATGCGCTCTGGTTGTTGGTGCTCATAAAACTCCTCGTGCCGCCGCTGGTCGCGTGGCCCTGGACGCCGTTGCCGGCAGCGGTGGTCGAAACGCCCATTTATGAATTGCCAACCACGATAGCTGCAGTCGAAATCACCTCCACGCAAATGCCGGATGATTTCTTTGAGTCACACCCGTTACCAGTTGCTGCAACGGTCCCCACAATTTCCCTGACAACAATGGCGCTTGCCGTATGGTTAGCCGGAGCGTTCCTCGTTGTTTTCTGGCGATCACTGCAAGCGATACGACTCTACCGGATGGTCCGCCGCGGCAGCGCTGCTCCTGTCGCACTGCAGCAAGCATTGGCCGACGCCGCGGCGCAGTTGGGAATTGCACCACCGCCAATACAACTCGTACCCGGTTTAGCAGCGCCGGGGGTTTGGTGCACACTGCGGCCGATTTTGCTTTGGCCGAGCGACTTAGCACCGACGCTTTCGGCGCAAGCTATCCGTGGTGTGCTGCTGCACGAACTGGCGCATATTCGCCGCCGGGATCACCTGACCGCTTGGCTGGTGCTGCTGGGGGATATCATCTGGTGGTGGAATCCCTGTTTCTGGATCACTCGCCAACAACTCAACGAAAACGCCGAACTCGCCTGCGACGCATGGGTCACGACGACACTGCCCGAATCGCGGCGCGATTACGCCAACGCACTTATCGCCTACGCCACGCCCCCTTCAAGAACCTTATCCCCGCAGCCCGCACTCGGTCTGCATTCGACACTCAAGAAAACCTTTACCAGGAGATTGACGATGATCATGGAAGAAACCCGTCACCCCCGCCACATGTCGCGTTGGGGCATTTTCGCCATTGCTCTATTCGGCTTAGCGGTCTTGCCGGCGTGGTCGCGTGGGGAGGATGAGGAGGCCAAGCCGGTGGTGGAAAACACCAATGTCACACAGGCCTCGCATTCTGATTCGACAACTAAACCAATCGTGATTTACATCGACCGGCAAGGCAAAGTTGAAATGGACAGCGACGCCTTGGCTTATATGCTCGCATTAAAAGAACCCAATGCCCCGAAACCAACCCGGGAGCTTCATATTTCGGCGGATCTCTATGCAGAAAACAACGATGTGGTGAAGATCGTCCGGGATTTCCACAAATTGGGTTTCACGCGCGACCAAACGACGGTCCGCCGTAAAGGAGACATCATGAGATTTGGTAGAAATGGTGGACGACCAGTTGCTGCCGATGCGGGAATCAGCGTGCGGAGCTATCCCGTTGCGGACATTGTCGTCGGCTACAATACCCTGAATTTGACGCGTTATAACGGCGCTTCGTCACCTCCTTCGCGCAATCCGTTTCGCGGGCGCGGTAAAGTCGAGGTCGACTTCGAGCCGTTGATTGACGCGATTTATTGGAGGGATGGCGGTCAATGGGCAAAAGTCGACGATCAATGGGAAGAGCTTGGCGGCCCTGGTCGTATAACTATAGATGAAAAGACACAGTCATTGATTATTCGCGCAACGAATGAGCACCACGTCGTGATCGCGAACGTGTTGGCCGAGATACGACGACATCGCCTGGAGTCGATCGAGAATTATATCGAATTTCTTAGAGAGCCTGAAGCCCCAAAAATGCTTGTCAAGAACGAAAAGAAACCGCTCTTTTACTTGGTGAATTATGCCACTGTCGGGCTGCTCGTCCGTTCATCCTTGGAAGAATTTGACAATTTGCCTGAAAGGGACTGCCACCAAAAACCTGAGGGAACGCAGGGAGGCAGTCCGGATACGCTAACGGACGTTCATACCCTCATGAACTTGATTACGGAAGTATCAGGCATCGAGAATTGGGAAGTGGGAGGCGGTCAAGGTACGATCAAAGCATACCCAGCAAACCTGAGCGTAATTATCCGCCAGACGGAAGAGGTTCACGGGCAGGTCCAAGACTTGATGTCAGCAATGCGCAAGGCCAATCTAGGCCGCGCCATTGCCGATGGCGACAAACAAGCCATCCGCGAATTTACCGAAAACTATCAGGCAAAAAATAAATAG
- a CDS encoding transketolase: MSVDELKVQGRTIRELIIRMTTAAGSGHPSSSLSAVEVVTALFFGGIMKYDPKKPHWAGRDRFILSKGHAVPVLYAAMAEAGYFTPEETMTLRKLGSKFEGHPNMKRMDGIEASTGSLGQGLSIGIGHALAGKMDSADYNVFVMLGDGELGEGQVWEAAATAHKYKLGNLTAIVDQNGYQQTGATKDVLNMSSVADKFAAFGWHTQEIEGNDQEAALKALQAAQAVTDQPTMIVSQTQKGFGILPLLEAEGDVNYHGKPLSPELAEKAIALLEQS; this comes from the coding sequence ATGTCGGTCGACGAATTAAAGGTCCAAGGCCGGACAATCCGCGAACTCATTATACGGATGACCACTGCCGCCGGTAGCGGACATCCATCGAGTAGCCTCTCTGCCGTGGAGGTGGTAACGGCACTTTTCTTCGGAGGGATCATGAAATATGACCCCAAAAAACCACATTGGGCAGGTCGCGACCGCTTTATCCTCAGTAAAGGACACGCCGTTCCCGTGCTCTACGCGGCAATGGCCGAAGCGGGCTATTTTACGCCCGAAGAAACCATGACGCTCCGCAAACTGGGCAGTAAGTTTGAAGGGCACCCCAACATGAAGCGGATGGACGGCATCGAAGCCAGTACCGGTTCGCTCGGACAGGGGCTTTCCATCGGCATCGGACACGCATTGGCCGGAAAAATGGACTCCGCTGACTACAATGTATTTGTCATGCTGGGCGATGGCGAATTGGGCGAAGGCCAAGTTTGGGAAGCGGCCGCCACAGCTCACAAATACAAACTGGGCAATCTGACCGCCATCGTCGATCAAAACGGCTATCAACAAACCGGTGCCACGAAGGATGTACTCAACATGTCCTCAGTCGCCGACAAATTCGCCGCATTTGGCTGGCATACACAGGAAATCGAGGGGAACGACCAAGAAGCGGCCCTCAAGGCACTCCAGGCCGCCCAAGCCGTGACCGACCAGCCAACCATGATTGTTTCCCAGACCCAAAAAGGATTCGGCATTTTGCCGTTGTTGGAGGCAGAAGGAGACGTCAATTACCACGGCAAGCCGTTGTCCCCGGAATTGGCCGAAAAAGCGATCGCGTTGCTAGAACAATCGTAG
- a CDS encoding transketolase family protein: MYFGEASGYKLGQAPRDAFGDALVALGAENKEVVTVDGDVGNSTRTEPFALAHPDRAFNVGIAESNMVSVAGGLAACGKIPVVASFACFLLSNAHDQMRMSVAFPGLNVKFVGTHAGISIGEDGPSQMGIEDVALACTLAGVKVLVPADGPSSKAATAATLADNGPTYLRLGRGKVAEVYPDGCDFTIGKANQLRDGKDVTIIANGLMVGAALDAAQELDAAGISARVLDMHTVKPIDEEAVAKAGRETGRIVVAEEHLSHGGLGSAVAMAASTLHPVPISYVNVGDRYAESGDPMGLLQKYGLTPQAIVEAAKSLK, from the coding sequence ATGTATTTTGGCGAGGCCAGCGGATACAAGTTGGGGCAAGCACCCCGTGACGCCTTCGGTGACGCACTCGTGGCGTTGGGCGCTGAGAATAAAGAAGTGGTCACGGTCGACGGTGATGTGGGAAACTCCACGCGGACCGAACCCTTTGCTTTGGCCCATCCGGACCGAGCATTTAATGTCGGGATTGCCGAAAGCAATATGGTCAGCGTGGCGGGAGGCTTAGCCGCCTGCGGAAAAATTCCGGTCGTGGCCAGTTTTGCCTGTTTTCTGCTGAGCAACGCCCACGATCAAATGCGGATGTCGGTTGCGTTTCCCGGTCTGAACGTCAAGTTCGTCGGCACGCACGCCGGGATTTCCATCGGTGAAGATGGCCCGTCCCAAATGGGCATTGAGGACGTCGCCCTAGCCTGTACGTTGGCGGGAGTCAAAGTGCTTGTGCCGGCTGACGGCCCTTCCAGCAAAGCTGCCACCGCCGCCACTTTGGCCGACAACGGTCCGACCTATCTGCGATTGGGACGCGGAAAAGTTGCGGAAGTTTATCCCGATGGCTGCGATTTCACGATCGGCAAAGCCAATCAGCTCCGGGACGGCAAAGACGTAACGATCATCGCCAATGGCCTGATGGTTGGTGCGGCTTTGGATGCGGCCCAGGAATTGGACGCTGCTGGTATCTCCGCCCGCGTGCTGGATATGCACACGGTGAAGCCGATCGACGAAGAAGCGGTTGCCAAAGCTGGCCGCGAAACGGGACGGATTGTGGTCGCTGAAGAACATCTGTCACACGGAGGACTGGGATCAGCCGTGGCAATGGCCGCCTCGACGCTGCACCCGGTGCCGATCTCCTACGTCAACGTGGGTGACCGTTACGCAGAGAGCGGCGACCCCATGGGACTGTTGCAGAAATACGGTCTGACTCCGCAAGCCATTGTCGAAGCAGCCAAATCTTTAAAATAA
- a CDS encoding GNAT family N-acetyltransferase, protein MVGKIALIEYRPFRNSDPPRLVNLWNACEMGRGAVHGITCDILDALVFAEPYWDRHGLIVAIDEGELMGFVHAGFGPNESESALDFTTGVISMVMVHPRYYRQGIGRELMRRAEEYLRTKGAVRFQAGESPERNPFYLGLYGGSNSPGFLESDPAAAPFLTKLGYEPKRRILVYHKDIREKNDPFDVRMVAIRRAMELIVTNQPAHATWWWMTRQGRFDSIRFILRPKQGGDPVAELSCWGLDLIAMTWQERAVGFTHLIVSDNERKKGYGKTVVVEAIRRLREEMVTKVELQVEDDNEVIISLVESSKFQQADVGIIYEKL, encoded by the coding sequence ATGGTTGGGAAAATCGCATTGATCGAATACCGGCCTTTTCGGAATTCCGATCCGCCTCGGCTCGTCAATCTGTGGAATGCGTGCGAGATGGGTCGCGGAGCAGTACACGGCATCACCTGCGACATATTGGACGCCCTGGTCTTCGCTGAGCCGTACTGGGATCGCCACGGGCTTATCGTGGCGATTGACGAGGGCGAGCTCATGGGATTCGTTCATGCCGGGTTTGGTCCCAATGAATCCGAATCCGCACTCGACTTCACCACCGGCGTCATCAGCATGGTGATGGTCCATCCCAGATATTACCGGCAAGGCATCGGCCGGGAACTGATGCGCCGGGCGGAAGAGTATCTGCGGACCAAAGGAGCGGTCCGCTTTCAGGCCGGCGAATCCCCGGAACGAAATCCGTTTTACCTCGGATTGTACGGCGGCAGCAATTCTCCTGGTTTTCTCGAGTCCGACCCCGCCGCTGCTCCCTTTCTGACAAAGCTAGGATACGAGCCGAAACGTCGGATTTTGGTGTATCATAAAGATATTCGCGAGAAAAACGATCCGTTCGATGTCCGCATGGTCGCCATTCGCCGGGCGATGGAATTGATCGTGACCAACCAGCCGGCCCACGCGACCTGGTGGTGGATGACCCGGCAAGGACGCTTCGATTCCATCCGCTTCATCTTGCGACCCAAACAAGGGGGTGACCCCGTTGCGGAACTCTCCTGTTGGGGACTTGACCTGATCGCAATGACTTGGCAGGAACGGGCCGTCGGTTTCACGCATTTGATCGTGTCCGACAATGAACGCAAAAAAGGATACGGCAAAACCGTCGTCGTCGAAGCCATTCGCCGCTTGCGGGAAGAAATGGTGACCAAAGTTGAATTGCAGGTTGAAGACGACAACGAAGTCATCATCTCGCTGGTGGAATCGAGCAAATTCCAACAAGCCGATGTCGGAATCATCTACGAAAAGCTCTAG
- a CDS encoding SixA phosphatase family protein, with the protein MKQLLIVRHAKSSWDAPELSDHDRPLSRRGKRDAPRMAQWLFEYGMIPGRIISSTAKRARKTAKEIAKRCDITERLELNRDLYFGEPENWIELLQETEPGAACVMLVGHNPGSEDFLEQLIGQYERLPTAAIAHVESPVERWTDFRIAAGGQLVTLQRPRELP; encoded by the coding sequence ATGAAGCAGTTACTCATTGTGCGGCACGCTAAGTCGAGTTGGGATGCGCCGGAATTATCGGACCACGATCGTCCCTTGAGTCGTCGAGGAAAGCGAGACGCTCCGCGAATGGCGCAGTGGTTGTTCGAGTATGGGATGATTCCTGGTCGGATTATCAGTTCCACGGCCAAACGCGCTCGCAAAACGGCTAAGGAAATTGCAAAGCGCTGTGATATCACCGAACGGCTCGAATTGAATCGCGATCTCTATTTTGGAGAACCGGAGAATTGGATCGAGTTATTGCAGGAGACTGAACCGGGAGCCGCGTGTGTCATGTTGGTGGGGCACAATCCCGGCTCGGAGGATTTTCTTGAGCAATTGATCGGGCAGTATGAGCGGCTGCCAACTGCGGCAATCGCCCATGTGGAATCGCCGGTGGAGAGGTGGACTGACTTCCGCATCGCAGCGGGAGGGCAGTTGGTGACCCTTCAGCGGCCCAGAGAATTGCCGTAA
- a CDS encoding PQQ-binding-like beta-propeller repeat protein: MGLPVEWNAETGENVAWKQMVPGKGWSSPVVVNGRIYLTTAVADSDGDNPDHSLRVLCLDAKTGEEIWNVEAFQRRAADSERIHPKNSHASPTPIVDAGQVFVHFGTHGTACLNLDGTFVWKNTDLVYEPQHGSGGSPALVDDVLVISCDGRDKQYIACLDRKDGEIRWKVNRETFDADKKFAFHTPLAIDVNGRKQVVSTGANTVSGFDLQTGEAIWTVRHDGYSVVPRPVFAHGLVFICTSFQRSSLLAIRPDGQSDVTKTHVAWKSRDTVSHSPSPIIVGENLYMVSDRGVASCRDARSGDLHWKKRVNGSYSASPIFADGHLYFQSEQGDGVVIKPGETFEVVARNSIGEPTLASYAVSEGALFIRSENRLFRIQRDDLK, encoded by the coding sequence GTGGGACTCCCCGTCGAATGGAATGCGGAGACGGGCGAAAACGTCGCCTGGAAACAAATGGTTCCCGGCAAGGGGTGGTCGTCGCCGGTTGTTGTCAACGGGCGGATTTACCTCACCACGGCGGTGGCCGACAGCGACGGGGACAATCCGGACCATTCGCTACGTGTTCTTTGTCTCGATGCGAAAACCGGCGAAGAGATTTGGAATGTCGAGGCTTTTCAGCGACGCGCTGCGGACTCCGAACGGATCCACCCCAAAAACAGCCATGCGAGTCCCACACCGATTGTGGATGCAGGACAGGTTTTCGTACACTTCGGCACACACGGGACCGCTTGTCTGAATTTAGACGGCACGTTTGTTTGGAAAAACACCGATTTGGTCTACGAACCACAGCATGGTAGCGGCGGGTCACCGGCGCTTGTCGACGATGTGCTGGTCATCAGTTGCGATGGTCGAGACAAGCAGTACATCGCTTGTCTCGACCGCAAAGATGGTGAAATTCGCTGGAAGGTGAATCGCGAAACCTTTGATGCGGACAAGAAATTCGCATTCCATACACCCTTGGCCATCGACGTGAACGGTCGCAAGCAGGTTGTTTCCACGGGAGCAAATACCGTGAGCGGCTTCGACCTGCAGACGGGTGAGGCGATATGGACCGTGCGACACGACGGCTATTCGGTTGTGCCGCGGCCGGTCTTTGCGCACGGCTTGGTGTTTATTTGTACGAGCTTTCAGCGTTCATCGCTATTGGCGATTCGCCCCGATGGACAGAGCGACGTGACCAAGACGCATGTGGCTTGGAAATCGCGTGATACGGTTTCCCATAGCCCTTCCCCGATTATTGTGGGCGAGAACCTCTATATGGTCTCCGACCGGGGCGTGGCCTCCTGTCGCGACGCTCGTAGCGGTGATCTGCATTGGAAAAAGCGGGTCAATGGGAGCTATTCTGCATCACCGATCTTCGCCGACGGCCACCTGTACTTTCAAAGCGAACAAGGGGACGGTGTGGTCATCAAACCGGGGGAGACATTTGAGGTCGTAGCTCGCAATTCCATCGGTGAGCCGACGTTAGCCTCGTATGCGGTGAGCGAGGGAGCGCTGTTTATTCGTTCGGAAAACCGGCTTTTCCGCATTCAGCGCGACGATCTGAAATAA
- a CDS encoding sigma 54-interacting transcriptional regulator has product MIAYLVVREDNKWRDIYRLMPGQVITVGRAATNRIALQDEVCSRNHCELYHSEGAWVLRDLGSRNGTYVEGTAVTGDCPLEPGQLIEIGACKLAFTDDLSRAFPILDEESSSGVEDDTGTAFEDVLDHPPPMTEPAIIHRRRRTRFRITTDRDPIAVDRTSQVLAQLYRLALEMGSAKDYRRLAEVVLSGLFESSRADVGAILLLPEGTDPANSPGALNVVAYQTQNDRPYQTISDYLSGIVLREREAILARDVADDSRLINRDSLGQIHAQSVICAPICLGQVVYGLVHLYTTNAKDPLDPEDLEFTLAVADQFAVAMENLRRQESLAEGLEKVRDENKHLREQLAIQSELVGQSPAMHRLSLKIARIAPTDTTALIRGESGVGKELVARAIHFSSERRNGPFVCMNCAALSESLLESELFGHERGSFTGATGRKVGKFEQADKGTLMLDEVGEMSQAIQAKFLRVLEGHPFERVGGGTPVNVDVRIVAATNRDLELAVKDGSFRRDLYFRLHVVEIIVEPLRDHPSDIPELANHFLERFVKSTGRPARGFTPQALAKLAGYDWPGNVRELQNTVERAVIFSTGEFIADHDIHLSGLGIDEESPPETELAANYREISIEKLEQEHILATLEETKWNKSKAAQILGIERSTLDRKLKRYAVSRPNDV; this is encoded by the coding sequence ATGATAGCTTACTTGGTTGTCCGCGAAGACAACAAGTGGCGCGACATCTACCGCTTGATGCCCGGTCAGGTCATCACTGTGGGGCGGGCTGCCACAAATCGGATCGCATTGCAGGACGAGGTCTGCAGCCGCAACCATTGTGAACTTTACCACAGCGAAGGTGCGTGGGTTCTGCGCGACTTGGGAAGCCGAAACGGCACCTACGTTGAAGGGACTGCCGTCACTGGGGATTGTCCGTTGGAACCGGGGCAGCTGATCGAGATCGGTGCCTGCAAATTAGCATTTACAGACGACCTATCCCGCGCGTTTCCGATATTGGACGAAGAGAGTAGTTCCGGCGTCGAGGACGATACCGGAACGGCATTCGAGGATGTTTTGGATCACCCCCCGCCCATGACGGAGCCGGCGATCATCCACCGTCGCCGTCGAACACGATTCCGAATCACTACGGATCGTGACCCGATCGCCGTCGACCGCACCAGTCAGGTCTTGGCGCAGTTGTATCGGTTGGCGTTGGAAATGGGGTCGGCAAAAGACTACCGGCGTTTGGCGGAAGTGGTGCTCAGCGGGCTTTTCGAAAGTTCCCGGGCTGACGTCGGCGCCATCCTGTTGCTCCCTGAAGGGACTGATCCGGCGAATTCTCCAGGAGCTTTGAACGTCGTCGCCTATCAAACGCAAAATGACCGGCCCTACCAGACCATTTCCGATTATCTGTCAGGAATCGTGTTACGCGAACGCGAGGCGATTTTGGCACGTGACGTGGCCGACGATAGCCGGTTGATCAATCGTGACAGCTTGGGGCAAATCCATGCTCAAAGCGTTATCTGCGCACCAATTTGCCTCGGACAGGTAGTGTACGGCTTGGTCCATCTTTATACGACGAATGCCAAAGATCCGCTCGATCCCGAAGATTTGGAATTTACCTTGGCGGTCGCGGATCAATTCGCTGTCGCCATGGAAAACCTGCGCAGACAAGAGTCACTTGCTGAGGGACTGGAGAAGGTTCGCGACGAGAACAAGCATTTGCGGGAGCAATTAGCGATTCAAAGCGAATTGGTGGGACAAAGTCCGGCCATGCATCGCCTGAGCCTGAAGATTGCCCGGATTGCGCCGACCGACACCACGGCTTTGATTCGCGGCGAAAGCGGGGTGGGGAAAGAATTGGTGGCTCGCGCAATCCATTTCAGCAGCGAACGCCGCAATGGGCCGTTTGTCTGCATGAACTGCGCTGCTTTGAGCGAAAGTTTGTTGGAAAGCGAGCTATTCGGTCACGAGCGGGGGTCGTTTACCGGAGCGACGGGGCGAAAGGTCGGCAAATTCGAGCAGGCGGACAAAGGCACGTTAATGCTTGATGAAGTGGGCGAGATGAGTCAGGCAATTCAGGCAAAATTTTTGCGGGTGTTAGAAGGCCATCCCTTTGAGCGTGTGGGGGGCGGGACGCCGGTGAATGTCGATGTGCGGATCGTGGCGGCCACGAACCGTGATCTCGAGTTGGCGGTCAAGGACGGGAGCTTCCGCCGCGACCTATATTTTCGTTTGCACGTGGTTGAGATTATTGTCGAGCCATTGCGGGACCATCCCTCGGACATCCCTGAACTTGCCAATCACTTTTTAGAACGGTTTGTCAAAAGCACCGGGCGGCCGGCGCGGGGGTTTACGCCACAGGCCTTGGCAAAACTAGCGGGTTATGATTGGCCGGGAAACGTGCGGGAATTGCAAAATACGGTGGAACGAGCCGTTATCTTCTCGACGGGCGAATTTATCGCCGATCATGACATTCACCTCTCCGGATTGGGAATTGACGAAGAGTCGCCTCCAGAAACGGAATTGGCAGCGAATTACCGGGAAATTTCTATCGAAAAATTGGAGCAGGAGCATATTCTTGCCACGTTGGAAGAGACCAAGTGGAACAAGTCGAAAGCCGCCCAAATTCTGGGGATTGAACGATCCACGTTGGATCGCAAATTGAAACGTTATGCGGTGTCGCGACCGAATGATGTGTGA
- the thrS gene encoding threonine--tRNA ligase — MIEVQLPDGSKKEYPAGSSAYDVAASIGDRLAGACIAAEVNGTIVDLNRALPEEGTVNLRLLTDRDAEALAVMRHSAAHVMARAVMRLYPGVSLAFGPTLSNGFYYDFDLEHKISEDDFPRIEEEMKAIIKEAEPFEQFSLPRDEAVEFCDGLQQALKVEHIQTGLAEHPELGFYRQGEFVDLCRGPHIPHAGKIKAFKLMSVAGSYWKGDAGNKQLQRLYGTAWFNKKELKAYLAQMEEAKRRDHRVLGKKLGLFTISNAVGQGLCLWMPKGATIRALLEDFIKAELVKLGYEPVYSPHIGRVEMYETSGHFPYYRESQFPPMFGHDAGQLVDVWTERLKNESLTAEDEAQFIETARRLGCDLDDYDPKYPVDDRLGTLQDWQHQQERYLLKPMNCPHHVQIYKAQPRSYRDLPVRLAEFGTVYRHEQSGELNGMLRVRGLTQDDAHQFCTPEQVEEEFRNTLDLVKYVLGSVGLENYRVQLSLRDPNSDKYVGSEENWQRAEASLRKVLQEAGLPFSEQEGEAAFYGPKADFMVRDCIGREWQLGTVQLDYNLPERFELEYIGADNRPHRPVMIHRAPFGSMERFVGMLIEHFAGAFPLWLAPEQIRVLPISDRFLDYAREVEKKFTAAGFRIKTDTRSEKIGHKIRDAQLDLIPYMLVVGEKEAENNTVALRCRIDGDLGSMTPEEAAARLGEEVAERRIRQVAESTFDAFDGEDEAANEY; from the coding sequence ATGATCGAAGTCCAACTTCCTGATGGATCGAAAAAAGAGTATCCCGCCGGGAGTTCCGCCTACGATGTCGCCGCTAGTATCGGTGATCGTTTGGCTGGAGCCTGTATCGCTGCCGAGGTCAACGGCACAATCGTCGACCTGAACCGGGCACTTCCCGAAGAGGGAACCGTCAATTTGCGGCTATTGACCGATCGCGACGCCGAAGCTCTGGCCGTGATGCGGCATTCGGCGGCCCATGTCATGGCGCGGGCGGTGATGCGGTTGTATCCAGGCGTCTCGTTGGCCTTCGGTCCGACCTTGTCGAACGGTTTTTATTACGACTTCGATCTGGAACACAAAATCAGTGAGGATGATTTCCCGCGTATCGAAGAAGAAATGAAGGCCATTATCAAGGAAGCCGAGCCGTTTGAGCAGTTTTCACTCCCCCGTGACGAGGCGGTCGAATTTTGTGACGGATTGCAGCAAGCGCTCAAGGTGGAACACATCCAGACCGGATTGGCTGAACATCCGGAACTAGGTTTCTATCGGCAAGGGGAATTTGTCGACCTGTGCCGCGGTCCGCACATTCCGCATGCGGGAAAAATCAAAGCCTTCAAACTGATGTCCGTCGCTGGGAGTTACTGGAAAGGGGACGCCGGGAACAAACAGTTGCAGCGATTGTATGGCACTGCTTGGTTCAACAAAAAGGAACTCAAGGCGTATCTGGCGCAAATGGAAGAGGCCAAACGCCGCGATCACCGCGTGTTGGGCAAGAAGTTGGGGCTGTTCACCATCTCCAATGCCGTCGGCCAGGGGCTTTGCTTGTGGATGCCTAAAGGAGCGACCATTCGCGCGCTGTTGGAAGATTTCATCAAAGCGGAACTGGTCAAATTGGGATACGAACCGGTTTATTCCCCACACATCGGTCGCGTGGAGATGTACGAAACCAGCGGGCACTTTCCGTATTATCGCGAATCACAGTTTCCGCCGATGTTTGGGCATGATGCCGGACAACTGGTCGACGTCTGGACTGAACGACTCAAAAACGAATCGCTCACCGCCGAAGACGAAGCCCAATTTATCGAAACCGCCCGGCGATTGGGGTGTGATCTTGATGATTACGATCCCAAGTATCCGGTTGATGATCGCCTGGGGACTCTACAAGACTGGCAGCATCAACAAGAGCGGTATTTGCTCAAACCGATGAACTGCCCGCATCACGTACAAATCTATAAGGCGCAGCCGCGGAGCTATCGTGATCTGCCGGTGCGGTTAGCGGAATTTGGGACTGTGTACCGTCATGAACAATCGGGCGAGCTCAACGGCATGTTGCGCGTGCGGGGTTTGACCCAGGACGATGCGCATCAATTCTGTACTCCCGAACAGGTCGAAGAAGAATTTCGCAATACTTTGGATCTGGTGAAGTACGTCTTGGGGAGCGTTGGGCTGGAGAATTATCGCGTGCAACTTTCGCTTCGCGATCCCAACAGCGATAAGTACGTCGGTAGTGAAGAGAACTGGCAACGCGCTGAGGCAAGTCTCCGCAAAGTGTTGCAAGAAGCGGGGCTGCCCTTTTCGGAACAGGAGGGGGAAGCGGCGTTTTACGGGCCGAAGGCGGACTTTATGGTCCGCGATTGCATTGGCCGCGAATGGCAATTGGGCACCGTGCAACTCGATTACAATCTGCCGGAACGGTTCGAGTTGGAATACATCGGTGCCGACAATCGCCCGCATCGTCCGGTGATGATTCACCGTGCTCCGTTTGGTTCGATGGAGCGCTTCGTGGGAATGTTGATCGAGCATTTCGCCGGCGCATTTCCACTTTGGTTGGCACCGGAACAGATCCGCGTATTGCCGATCAGCGACCGTTTTCTAGACTACGCGCGAGAAGTCGAGAAAAAATTCACCGCGGCCGGGTTCCGCATCAAAACCGACACCCGCAGCGAAAAAATCGGCCACAAGATTCGCGACGCTCAATTGGACCTGATTCCCTATATGTTGGTTGTCGGTGAAAAAGAAGCGGAGAACAATACTGTCGCGCTGCGTTGCCGCATCGACGGAGATTTAGGCTCCATGACCCCCGAGGAAGCCGCCGCACGTCTGGGAGAAGAGGTCGCCGAACGGCGGATTCGCCAAGTCGCAGAATCAACTTTCGATGCTTTTGATGGCGAAGATGAAGCGGCGAACGAGTATTAG